A window of the Pristiophorus japonicus isolate sPriJap1 chromosome 13, sPriJap1.hap1, whole genome shotgun sequence genome harbors these coding sequences:
- the ccdc71 gene encoding coiled-coil domain-containing protein 71L produces MAVCAAADERVVYSRSQMVFAGTKALEDALKIFMPKCNDFHNSEVELWDFLCSMREEGFSPVILRSKDVYGYSSRRSAVPTAKPSDEIKSAAERAPGSRRRRQRKAGANAGQPVTKKAKGCLTNTSPSQVVSRVLRGSLSRTTAAFRLTSFPTIKVEDSSSDESVSKARQRAQKILKVNLSPVIRLRPVRVP; encoded by the coding sequence ATGGCGGTGTGCGCCGCCGCCGACGAGCGGGTGGTCTATTCCAGGTCGCAGATGGTGTTCGCGGGAACAAAGGCGCTGGAGGATGCGCTCAAGATCTTCATGCCCAAGTGCAACGACTTTCACAACTCGGAGGTTGAGCTGTGGGACTTCCTGTGCAGCATGAGGGAAGAGGGCTTCTCCCCGGTCATCCTCCGCAGCAAGGACGTCTACGGATATTCTTCACGTCGCTCCGCGGTGCCTACGGCAAAGCCCTCGGATGAAATTAAATCTGCCGCCGAGAGGGCGCCCGGGAGTCGGCGGAGGAGACAAAGGAAAGCGGGAGCCAATGCGGGGCAGCCGGTGACCAAGAAAGCCAAAGGTTGCCTCACAAACACCTCGCCTTCTCAGGTTGTGAGCAGGGTTCTGCGAGGCAGCTTGTCCAGGACGACCGCTGCGTTCAGGCTCACCAGCTTCCCAACCATAAAAGTTGAAGATTCATCTTCCGATGAAAGTGTTTCCAAAGCACGTCAAAGGGCTCAAAAAATTCTCAAAGTAAACTTGTCCCCCGTGATCCGATTGAGACCTGTGAGGGTGCCCTGA